TTGTTAAATCTGGTGATAGCCTAAGCCAGATCTTTGATCAGCTGGGCTTTCCATACAGTGACATGATGTCAGTGATGGAAACCGATTTGAACTTCCTTGTTCTTGATACGCTTAGACCCGGTGATCGTCTGCGCTTTTGGCAAGATGAAGCGACAGGTGCACTAAGCAAACTCGAAGTTAGTCGTAATGTCGCTGAAAAAGCGGTTTATGCGCGTCTAGACGATGGAAGCTATGAGTTCGAAGATATCTCTATCCCGGGTGACTGGGAGAGTGTCGCTATGGTGGGCAGCATCAACGGTAGTTTTTCTGCGTCAGCTAACAAGCTTGGACTGAGCCCGCGCGAAATCGATCAGGTAGTCACACTGCTAAAAGACAAGCTAAGTTTTACCCGCGATCTTCGAGCAGGCGATCGCTTTGAGGTAGTGAAGAACAGCCAATTTGTTGAAGGCACGCCAACGGGTAATTCAGAGATCCAAGCGATCAAGATCTTTAACCGTGGTGCTATGTACTCGGCTTACCTACATTCGAACGGTCAGTACTATGATGCGAAAGGGGACAGCTTGCAGCGCGCCTTTATGCGCTATCCCGTGAAGAACCATCGTATTACTTCGGGCTTTAATCCAAATCGCCGTCACCCAGTGACGGGACGAGTTTCACCGCATAACGGCACAGACTTTGGCGTTCGTACCGGTACTAATGTCTACACCACTGGTGATGGCGTTGTTGCTATGGTCCGTAACCACCCGTACGCGGGTAAGTACATCGTTATCGACCACGGTGGACCCTACAAGACGCGTTATCTTCACCTGAGTAAAATCTTGGTGAAGAAAGGGCAGAAAGTGACTCGTGGGACTCGAATCGGTTTGTCCGGCGCAACGGGTCGCGTGACAGGTCCACACCTTCATTACGAGTTGATTTCTCGTGGAAGACCAGTAAATGCTATGCGAGCTAACATTCCTATGGCAGACTCTGTCCCGAAAAACGAGCTCAAGCAGTTTATTGCGCGTCGTGATGAACTCGATGCCATGCTTGAG
This is a stretch of genomic DNA from Vibrio maritimus. It encodes these proteins:
- a CDS encoding peptidoglycan DD-metalloendopeptidase family protein — translated: MAAFAFLHSLPDSNMQGTIELNLNDSPVVAVLADEPAKAELPPKFAYLVKSGDSLSQIFDQLGFPYSDMMSVMETDLNFLVLDTLRPGDRLRFWQDEATGALSKLEVSRNVAEKAVYARLDDGSYEFEDISIPGDWESVAMVGSINGSFSASANKLGLSPREIDQVVTLLKDKLSFTRDLRAGDRFEVVKNSQFVEGTPTGNSEIQAIKIFNRGAMYSAYLHSNGQYYDAKGDSLQRAFMRYPVKNHRITSGFNPNRRHPVTGRVSPHNGTDFGVRTGTNVYTTGDGVVAMVRNHPYAGKYIVIDHGGPYKTRYLHLSKILVKKGQKVTRGTRIGLSGATGRVTGPHLHYELISRGRPVNAMRANIPMADSVPKNELKQFIARRDELDAMLEKQETKLASL